From a region of the Streptomyces caniferus genome:
- a CDS encoding class E sortase, whose amino-acid sequence MTATGTDEECDRSAPPPKPRRVRRTIAAVVSVIGELLITAGLILGLFVAYSLWWTNVLADRAAHQQGDQVRKHWASTGPKGPGKLDTKDGIGFLHVPAMDNGEVLVKKGTDADILNEGVAGYYTKPVKSGLPEDKKGNFTLAAHRDGHGAKFHNIDKLKDGDSIVFETKDTWYVYKVFATLPETSKFNVDVLDAVPKESGKRKAGRFITLTTCTPVYTSTYRFIVWGELERTEKVDADRTPPKELR is encoded by the coding sequence GTGACTGCAACCGGAACCGACGAGGAATGCGACCGGTCCGCGCCGCCGCCCAAGCCGCGCCGTGTGCGCAGGACCATCGCCGCCGTCGTCAGCGTCATCGGTGAGCTGCTGATCACGGCAGGGCTGATCCTGGGCCTGTTCGTTGCCTACTCGTTGTGGTGGACCAACGTCCTCGCCGACCGCGCGGCACACCAGCAGGGCGACCAGGTGCGCAAGCACTGGGCGAGCACCGGGCCCAAGGGGCCGGGGAAGCTGGACACCAAGGACGGCATCGGCTTTCTGCACGTACCGGCGATGGACAACGGTGAGGTGCTGGTCAAGAAGGGCACCGACGCCGACATCCTCAACGAGGGCGTGGCCGGTTACTACACCAAGCCGGTCAAGTCGGGGCTGCCGGAGGACAAGAAGGGCAACTTCACCCTCGCCGCGCACCGCGACGGCCATGGCGCGAAGTTCCACAACATCGACAAGCTCAAGGACGGCGACTCGATCGTCTTCGAGACGAAGGACACCTGGTACGTCTACAAGGTGTTCGCGACGCTGCCCGAGACCTCGAAGTTCAATGTGGACGTCCTCGACGCCGTGCCGAAGGAATCCGGCAAGCGCAAGGCGGGCCGGTTCATCACCCTCACGACCTGCACCCCGGTCTACACCTCGACCTACCGCTTCATCGTCTGGGGCGAGCTGGAACGCACCGAGAAGGTCGATGCGGACCGCACACCCCCGAAGGAACTCCGCTAG
- the crgA gene encoding cell division protein CrgA, whose product MPKSRIRKKDDFTPPPAKTTNLKMNSGRGWVAPLMLAMFLIGLVWIVMFYVSEGDLPIAAMGNWNIVCGFGFIAVGFGVSTQWK is encoded by the coding sequence GTGCCGAAGTCACGGATCCGCAAGAAGGACGACTTCACGCCGCCGCCGGCGAAGACCACCAACCTGAAGATGAACTCAGGTCGCGGTTGGGTGGCGCCGCTGATGCTGGCGATGTTCCTCATCGGACTGGTGTGGATCGTGATGTTCTACGTGTCCGAAGGTGATCTGCCGATCGCGGCCATGGGCAACTGGAACATCGTGTGCGGCTTCGGCTTCATCGCGGTGGGCTTCGGCGTATCCACCCAGTGGAAGTAG
- a CDS encoding aminodeoxychorismate/anthranilate synthase component II: protein MTARILVVDNYDSFVFNLVQYLYQLGAECEVLRNDEVAPRHAQDGFDGVLLSPGPGTPEQAGVCVDMVRHCADTGVPVFGVCLGMQSMAVAYGGVVDRAPELLHGKTSPVLHEGAGVFAGLPSPFTATRYHSLAVEPDTVPDELIVTSWTEAEEVPGGRIVMGLRHRELPVEGVQFHPESVLTEWGHRMLANWLVECGDKGALERSTGLAPVVGKAGA, encoded by the coding sequence ATGACCGCACGGATTCTCGTCGTCGACAACTACGACAGCTTCGTCTTCAACCTCGTGCAGTACCTCTACCAACTGGGTGCCGAATGTGAGGTGCTGCGCAACGACGAGGTCGCGCCGCGGCACGCACAGGACGGCTTCGACGGAGTGCTGCTGTCGCCCGGCCCCGGCACCCCCGAGCAGGCCGGTGTCTGCGTCGACATGGTGCGGCACTGTGCGGACACCGGCGTCCCGGTCTTCGGCGTGTGTCTGGGCATGCAGTCGATGGCGGTGGCGTACGGCGGCGTCGTGGACCGGGCGCCCGAGCTGCTGCACGGCAAGACCTCGCCCGTCCTCCACGAGGGCGCCGGTGTCTTCGCCGGCCTGCCCTCCCCGTTCACCGCCACCCGCTACCACTCCCTGGCCGTGGAGCCGGACACCGTCCCCGACGAACTGATCGTCACCTCCTGGACGGAGGCCGAGGAGGTTCCGGGCGGACGGATCGTGATGGGCCTTCGGCACCGTGAACTTCCGGTCGAGGGCGTGCAGTTCCACCCCGAATCGGTCCTGACGGAGTGGGGGCACCGGATGCTGGCCAACTGGCTCGTCGAATGCGGCGACAAGGGGGCTTTGGAACGCTCTACGGGGCTGGCCCCGGTGGTCGGCAAGGCCGGCGCGTGA
- a CDS encoding DUF5324 family protein has product MTRKKSVRAATDTAKDSVRHAAEVVAPYAGTAKDAAVHFAHEARTRAAPKVAEAAHQARTQYDTHLHPRIEHARGTLPPKVDAAATRAACRTRKAARQAADYTAPRLEHAVTHARAAAEPVREEALARGTAALAALRGQVTAAEIAKLQKKHSRRAKCGKLAKRLTVLGILAGGAVAAWKWWDKQANPDWLVEPPAPTEVSDRGRLSSVDGSGGASLDPEVQAKQAESEADERGGGTTT; this is encoded by the coding sequence GTGACCCGCAAGAAGAGCGTGCGCGCCGCGACCGATACGGCCAAGGACAGCGTGCGGCACGCCGCGGAAGTGGTGGCTCCTTATGCCGGTACGGCCAAGGACGCCGCCGTGCACTTTGCTCACGAGGCTCGGACGCGAGCGGCTCCCAAGGTGGCGGAGGCCGCCCACCAGGCACGTACGCAGTACGACACCCATCTGCACCCGCGTATCGAGCACGCCCGCGGCACGCTGCCGCCCAAGGTCGACGCGGCGGCGACCCGTGCAGCCTGCCGGACCCGCAAGGCAGCCCGCCAGGCGGCCGACTACACGGCGCCGCGGCTGGAGCACGCCGTGACCCATGCGCGCGCCGCGGCCGAACCGGTACGCGAGGAGGCCCTCGCCCGCGGCACCGCCGCGCTCGCCGCCCTCCGCGGCCAGGTGACGGCCGCGGAGATCGCCAAGCTCCAGAAGAAGCACAGCCGACGGGCCAAGTGCGGCAAGCTCGCCAAGCGCCTTACCGTGCTGGGCATCCTGGCCGGCGGTGCGGTCGCCGCCTGGAAGTGGTGGGACAAGCAGGCCAACCCGGACTGGCTGGTCGAGCCGCCGGCGCCCACCGAGGTCAGCGACCGCGGACGGCTGAGCTCGGTCGACGGCAGCGGCGGCGCCTCGCTCGACCCGGAGGTCCAGGCCAAGCAGGCCGAGTCCGAGGCCGACGAACGCGGCGGCGGCACCACGACCTGA
- a CDS encoding class E sortase — MTDLRPGRDGRPYEPDDSQQSHGPQEPHGAKDPYGYPDAFEAAVEQLDDPLNDPLPGQAPPAPAPAPYGQPGRGRRRGKAAQEGGRQGSPWFRPHLEPEATSRPERQSYGAEAGRPAQGYGPGHDSRSAASEAISPPYATPEASVSPAPGPSVSPPSAVSPAPAVRPAPAVSAAPAAAATPWLDDNETMALRQAEKPDDEAVSRETGDSVSRETESSSSGGRAARRKAAQEASKRGGRRGRHGGAGAATAAAATASEAAPAPMSRLEARQAARAAKDSPSLIASRALGEVFITLGVLMLLFVTYQLWWTNVMAEQEAGGAANNLQHEWDKGGGEKKNLADGERFGIMYIPKLDVKAPIAEGIDKHRVLDHGMIGHYDKNSGIKTAMPWDKKGNFAVAAHRNTHGEPFRYVNKLTKGDKIIVETQSSYYTYEMESILPQTSPSNTSVIGPVPPGSGFTGPGRYITLTTCTPEFTSTFRMIVWGKMVDERPRSKGKPDALAG, encoded by the coding sequence GTGACCGACCTGCGCCCCGGGCGTGATGGGAGACCCTACGAGCCGGACGACTCGCAGCAGTCGCACGGGCCGCAGGAGCCGCATGGAGCGAAGGATCCGTACGGGTACCCGGATGCGTTCGAGGCGGCGGTGGAGCAGCTCGACGACCCGCTGAACGATCCGCTGCCGGGCCAGGCGCCGCCGGCCCCCGCGCCCGCTCCGTACGGACAGCCGGGCCGCGGGCGGCGGCGGGGCAAGGCGGCTCAGGAGGGCGGGAGGCAGGGTTCGCCGTGGTTCCGCCCGCATCTGGAGCCGGAAGCGACGTCTCGGCCGGAGCGGCAGTCGTACGGCGCTGAGGCGGGCCGCCCCGCTCAGGGGTACGGCCCCGGCCACGACTCCCGCTCCGCGGCGTCCGAGGCGATATCCCCGCCGTATGCCACACCGGAGGCGTCGGTATCGCCTGCCCCAGGGCCGAGCGTGAGCCCCCCGTCGGCAGTGAGTCCTGCACCGGCTGTGCGTCCTGCCCCGGCCGTGAGTGCCGCTCCGGCCGCTGCCGCCACTCCGTGGCTGGACGACAACGAGACCATGGCGCTGCGTCAGGCGGAGAAGCCCGACGACGAGGCCGTTTCACGTGAAACCGGTGACTCGGTTTCACGTGAAACCGAGTCGTCGTCCTCGGGGGGCCGCGCAGCCCGGCGCAAGGCCGCTCAGGAGGCATCCAAGCGGGGCGGCAGGCGCGGCCGCCACGGCGGTGCGGGCGCCGCCACAGCAGCCGCTGCGACAGCTTCTGAAGCGGCCCCCGCCCCCATGTCCCGGCTGGAGGCCCGGCAGGCCGCCCGAGCCGCCAAGGACAGCCCCAGCCTGATCGCCAGCCGCGCGCTGGGCGAAGTGTTCATCACTCTCGGCGTGCTGATGCTGCTGTTCGTCACCTATCAGCTGTGGTGGACGAATGTGATGGCCGAACAGGAGGCCGGCGGCGCCGCCAACAACCTGCAGCACGAGTGGGACAAGGGCGGCGGCGAGAAGAAGAACCTCGCGGACGGTGAGCGCTTCGGGATCATGTACATCCCCAAGCTGGATGTGAAGGCGCCGATAGCCGAGGGCATCGACAAGCACCGTGTGCTGGACCACGGCATGATCGGTCACTACGACAAGAACAGCGGGATCAAGACGGCGATGCCCTGGGACAAGAAGGGCAACTTCGCGGTGGCGGCGCACCGCAACACGCACGGCGAGCCGTTCCGCTACGTCAACAAGCTCACCAAGGGCGACAAGATCATCGTCGAGACGCAGAGCTCGTATTACACATACGAGATGGAGAGCATCCTCCCGCAGACGTCTCCCAGCAACACCAGCGTGATCGGCCCCGTGCCGCCCGGTTCGGGATTCACCGGGCCCGGCCGCTACATCACCCTGACGACCTGTACCCCGGAGTTCACCAGTACCTTTCGGATGATCGTCTGGGGCAAGATGGTCGACGAGCGGCCGCGGAGCAAGGGCAAACCGGATGCGCTCGCCGGCTGA
- a CDS encoding rhomboid family intramembrane serine protease, with amino-acid sequence MDQVPGSPHKPQDAQGGDGLPGCSRHPDRPTGVRCTRCDQPICPECMVSASVGFQCPSCVRGGSGTGHAPQATAPRTIAGGRIATDPRLITMILLGLNAAVFLAVLATGGTSSWLPSRLDLVGLAADPSQFRLVGVAEGEWYRLLTAMFLHQQIAHFAFNMLSLWWLGPPLEAALGRLRFIALYMLAGLGGSALSYLLAAQNQPSLGASGAIFGLLGATAVLLRRMNYDMKPVLILLGLNLAFTFLWPNIAWQAHVGGLVVGAAVAFGMVHAPRDRRTLVHVATCVVALLAIVAVVWVRTLQLLG; translated from the coding sequence ATGGACCAGGTGCCAGGCAGCCCGCACAAGCCGCAGGACGCGCAGGGCGGCGACGGCCTGCCCGGCTGCTCCCGCCATCCCGATCGCCCGACCGGCGTCCGCTGTACCCGCTGTGACCAGCCGATATGCCCGGAGTGCATGGTCAGTGCCTCGGTGGGCTTCCAGTGCCCGTCCTGTGTGCGCGGCGGCAGCGGTACCGGCCATGCGCCGCAGGCGACGGCGCCGCGCACGATCGCGGGCGGCAGGATCGCGACCGATCCGCGGCTGATCACCATGATTCTGCTGGGCCTGAACGCCGCCGTGTTCTTGGCCGTGCTGGCGACCGGCGGCACGTCGAGCTGGCTGCCCAGCCGTCTCGACCTGGTGGGGCTCGCCGCCGATCCGAGTCAGTTCCGGCTGGTGGGGGTCGCGGAGGGTGAGTGGTACCGCCTGCTGACCGCGATGTTCCTGCACCAGCAGATCGCACACTTCGCGTTCAACATGCTCTCGCTGTGGTGGCTGGGACCTCCGCTGGAGGCGGCGCTCGGCCGACTGCGGTTCATCGCGCTCTACATGCTCGCCGGTCTGGGCGGCAGCGCCCTGTCGTATCTCCTCGCCGCGCAGAACCAGCCCTCGCTGGGTGCGTCCGGCGCGATCTTCGGGCTGCTCGGTGCGACCGCGGTACTGCTGCGGCGGATGAACTACGACATGAAGCCGGTGCTGATCCTGCTCGGCCTCAACCTGGCCTTCACGTTCCTGTGGCCGAACATCGCCTGGCAGGCCCATGTCGGCGGCCTGGTGGTGGGCGCCGCGGTGGCGTTCGGGATGGTCCATGCGCCGCGTGACCGCCGGACCCTGGTGCACGTCGCGACCTGTGTGGTCGCGCTGCTCGCGATCGTCGCGGTGGTGTGGGTACGGACCCTTCAGCTCCTGGGCTGA
- a CDS encoding DUF881 domain-containing protein, translated as MSNSADSPESPHRPRLRPVRFLTLIVFALAGLLFWLSFDTARGTNLRSDDSMLRLSDLIQERSHKNGSQDESNATLRQEVDALARRDNGSSKAEEAKVKALEKNAGTKPLKGQGVTVTLTDAPPNATAKIPGVPQPQPNDLVIHQQDLQAVVNALWHGGAKGIKVMDQRLISTSAVRCVGNTLILQGRVYSPPYKVTAVGDREALTNALTASPAIQNYLQYVNAYGLGWKVDQHEAVTLPGYSGTVDLHYAQPVKP; from the coding sequence TTGAGCAATTCCGCTGACTCCCCCGAAAGCCCCCATCGTCCCCGCCTGCGGCCCGTGCGGTTTCTCACCCTCATCGTATTCGCGCTCGCCGGGCTGCTGTTCTGGCTGAGCTTCGACACCGCACGGGGCACGAATCTGCGCTCGGACGACTCGATGCTGCGGCTGTCCGACCTCATCCAGGAACGCAGCCACAAGAACGGCTCCCAGGACGAGAGCAACGCCACCCTGCGGCAGGAGGTCGACGCCCTCGCGCGGCGCGACAACGGCAGCTCCAAGGCCGAGGAAGCCAAGGTCAAGGCGCTGGAGAAGAACGCCGGGACCAAGCCGCTGAAGGGCCAGGGCGTGACGGTCACGCTGACCGACGCCCCGCCGAACGCCACCGCCAAGATCCCCGGCGTGCCCCAGCCGCAGCCCAACGACCTGGTCATCCACCAGCAGGACCTGCAGGCCGTGGTGAACGCCCTGTGGCACGGCGGCGCCAAGGGCATCAAGGTCATGGACCAGCGGCTGATCTCCACCAGCGCGGTGCGCTGCGTCGGCAACACCCTGATCCTCCAGGGCCGGGTCTACTCCCCGCCGTACAAGGTCACCGCCGTCGGCGACCGGGAGGCCCTCACCAACGCGCTGACCGCCTCCCCCGCCATCCAGAACTACCTCCAGTACGTGAACGCCTACGGCCTGGGATGGAAAGTCGACCAGCACGAGGCGGTGACTCTTCCCGGCTACTCCGGCACAGTGGATCTGCACTACGCACAGCCTGTGAAGCCGTAG
- a CDS encoding peptidylprolyl isomerase, with protein sequence MAEQLYATLKTNQGDIEIRLLPNHAPKTVKNFVELANGEREWTHPATGKKSTDRLYDGTVFHRVISGFMIQGGDPLGNGTGGPGYEFGDEFHPDLAFNKPYLLAMANAGPGTNGSQFFITVGATAWLTGKHTIFGEVSNEASKKVVDAIAGTQTNPRTDRPVQDVVIQSVVIETR encoded by the coding sequence GTGGCTGAGCAGCTCTACGCCACCCTGAAGACGAACCAGGGCGACATCGAGATTCGGCTCCTGCCGAACCATGCACCCAAGACGGTCAAGAACTTCGTCGAGCTCGCCAACGGTGAGCGGGAGTGGACCCACCCGGCGACCGGCAAGAAGTCCACGGACCGGCTGTACGACGGCACCGTCTTCCACCGGGTGATCAGCGGTTTCATGATCCAGGGCGGCGACCCGCTGGGCAACGGCACCGGTGGCCCCGGTTACGAGTTCGGGGACGAGTTCCACCCCGACCTGGCCTTCAACAAGCCGTACCTGCTGGCCATGGCCAACGCCGGTCCGGGCACGAACGGCTCGCAGTTCTTCATCACCGTCGGCGCGACGGCGTGGCTGACCGGCAAGCACACCATCTTCGGTGAGGTCAGCAACGAGGCGAGCAAGAAGGTCGTCGACGCCATCGCCGGCACCCAGACCAACCCGCGCACCGACCGTCCCGTCCAGGACGTCGTCATCCAGTCGGTCGTCATCGAGACCCGCTGA
- a CDS encoding class E sortase, whose product MTVRWIVRTLSEICLTVGALIVLFVAYLLFWTGVRADSAMDGEIGRLQHQWSTGAATGPGGKPSPDEKQAPGRLPAPDTRPRPYIPGASFAVMYIPRLGADWAKPVIEGTATDVLKRGLGHYDRTAHLGETGNFSVAGHRRTYGDPFKDFPRLRPGDAVVLTDGATWFTYRIDNRPYTTLPGDIGVIDPVPRKSGFNGPGRYLTLTTCEPEWGHSHRLIAWAHLDSTQPVAQGRPSALTG is encoded by the coding sequence ATGACGGTGCGGTGGATCGTGCGGACGCTCAGCGAAATCTGCCTCACCGTCGGCGCGCTGATCGTGCTGTTCGTGGCCTACCTCCTCTTCTGGACCGGCGTACGGGCGGACAGTGCCATGGACGGCGAGATCGGCAGGCTCCAGCACCAGTGGTCCACGGGAGCGGCCACCGGGCCTGGCGGCAAGCCGTCCCCGGACGAGAAGCAGGCCCCCGGCCGCCTGCCCGCCCCAGACACCCGGCCCCGCCCCTACATCCCGGGCGCGTCGTTCGCCGTCATGTACATCCCGCGGCTGGGCGCCGACTGGGCCAAGCCCGTGATCGAGGGCACCGCGACCGACGTCCTCAAGCGCGGCCTCGGCCATTACGACCGCACCGCGCACCTGGGGGAGACCGGCAACTTCTCCGTCGCCGGCCACCGCCGCACCTACGGCGACCCCTTCAAGGACTTCCCCCGGCTGCGCCCCGGCGACGCCGTGGTGCTGACCGACGGCGCGACCTGGTTCACCTACCGCATCGACAACCGGCCCTATACGACGCTGCCCGGCGACATCGGGGTGATCGACCCCGTACCGCGGAAATCCGGGTTCAACGGCCCCGGCCGCTATCTCACGCTGACGACCTGCGAGCCGGAATGGGGCCACAGCCACCGGCTGATCGCCTGGGCACACCTGGATTCCACCCAACCCGTGGCACAGGGAAGGCCATCGGCTTTGACCGGCTGA